In Phocoena sinus isolate mPhoSin1 chromosome X, mPhoSin1.pri, whole genome shotgun sequence, a genomic segment contains:
- the CXHXorf58 gene encoding putative uncharacterized protein CXorf58 homolog, which produces MSHSPKTSVTGVPKSDSPRLGKGHKVHLSNAIKTKGKQQNNKDISAHTIQRVWLSHLDKSMFQLLKCTICAAEHHVTHEILKKVNPLEAELVKDPCLKCKVRFRFSGETFPPFIVFKIFLHTEGLGYKYFSGKNLLKPSSEAVVDACKIMGKKKFYHQIMEDERLFQKFKITDEIDIVTLKDYMQYSSLLDKIPASSGGRNNYWRRLNLENIPRTMIMYDIVDYAGSGIISNRLKKEMKYLLQRPKTEEMRQHQLQIVSQVRCPSSLSSLQPLYRPYQQQSQIKHLGRRSEQAQMKVEKMKKAYKMAKEKIASAGTELKMDTPDTKQNETMVFSTPFFDTVKVNELMSDDELEKEEKELFAWCQDLYINISPSR; this is translated from the exons ATGAGTCATTCCCCAAAGACATCAGTTACTGGTGTCCCCAAATCAGATAGTCCACGCTTGGGAAAAGGTCACAAAGTACATTTGTCAAATGCtataaagacaaagggaaaacaaCA aaataataaagatatttcagCTCACACGATACAGAGAGTGTGGTTATCTCATCTTGACAAATCAATGTTTCAACTCCTTAAGTGTACAATTTGTGCAGCG GAACATCATGTGACACATGAAATTTTGAAGAAAGTGAACCCTTTAGAGGCTGAGCTTGTTAAAGATCCTTGCTTGAAGTGTAAAGTTAGATTCAG ATTTAGTGGCGAAACATTTCCACCTTTCAtcgtgtttaaaatttttcttcatactGAAGGCCTTGGTTACAAGTATTTCAGTGGAAAAAATTTATTAAAGCCGTCAAGTGAG gCTGTGGTTGATGCTTGCAAAATaatggggaaaaagaaattttatcatCAAATTATGGAAGATGAACGTCTTTTCCAGAAGTTCAAAATAACTGATGAAATAGATATTGTCACCCTGAAAGATTACATGCAA TATTCCAGTCTTCTGGATAAGATCCCTGCATCTTCTGGTGGCAGAAATAACTACTGGCGAAGATTAAATCTCGAAAACATTCCTAGGACAATGATAATGTATGACATAGTTGATTATGCGGGGTCTGGAATAATCTCAAACCgtctaaaaaaagaaatgaagtatctATTACAAAGACCAAAAACAGAAGAGATGCGTCAGCACCAGCTACAGATTGTTTCTCAAGTTAG gtGCCCTTCATCCTTATCAAGTCTTCAACCTTTATATCGGCCCTACCAACAGCAAAGTCAAATTAAACACCTGGGACGTCGATCCGAGCAAGCTCAAATGAaagttgaaaaaatgaaaaaagcttATAAGATGGCTAAAGAAAAAATTGCTTCTGCGGGAACT GAACTGAAAATGGACACACCAGATACAAAGCAAAACGAGACGATGGTCTTCTCCACCCCATTCTTTGACACTGTAAAAGTTAATGAGCTCATGTCAGATGACGAattggaaaaagaggaaaaggaattatTTGCCTGGTGTCAAGACTTGTATATTAATATTTCTCCATCACGTTAA